GAGGCATCTCCCACCACTCGGGTGTACGTTAATCGTTTTGTTTTTTGCTTACCTGTTGGAGGTGGGAGACCCCTCCTGACGTCGGGGTGACGGCTGCGTCATGCCGACGAAGGAGGCATCTCTCACCGCTCGGGTGTACGCTAATCGTTTTGTTTTTTGCTTACCTGTTGGAGGTGGGAGACCCCTCCTGACGTCGGGGTGACGGCTGCGTCATGCCGACGAAGGAGGCATCTCTCACCGCTCGGGTGTACGCTAATCGTTTTGTTTTTTACTTACCTGTTGGAGGTGGGAGACCCCTCCTGACGTCGGGGTGACGGCTGCGCCGAGGTGACATCGTGTAGAAGACGAAAGAACTTGTAGCTTGAAGCTCGCAGCCTGCAGCTTTCCTCCTCATCGCCTCTTCACCACAAACACCGCCGGCACTGCCCGCTGCCCTTCTTTATCACTCGGTTGGATGGTTTGTTTGCCGTTGATGAGGATACAACTGCTACCGCCGCCATCGAGGTTGAGGGCTTCGGTGCAGCCGATGTCTTTTAGCATTTGTGCGAGTTGTGTGAGGGTGGCACCTTCTGCTTTGCCGGGGAATCTTCCCTCGACTGCTAAGAAGATGAGTCGTCCATCTGCGGTATAGCCCATGGCTGATCTGGGATGTTTATCATCAATGGCTTTGCCTGCAAATTTGATCTCTTCATTGTTGGTGATTTTGATCATTCCATTTTGCACGAGTACGGGTCCGCCACCGACAGCGGTTTGCATTTTCCATTTTTTGAAAGGGCCTTTCTGTAGCATGAATGAGGCGGATGGATCTGCAATACTGTCTTTGAAAAAAGCAATGGGTTGCTGACTGGCATAGGCATAACGAGCTGCAGTATCTGTATACAACCAGGCGATATCGGCTTTTCTTTTTTTAGTAATACCAATCGCACTTCCAAATGGATGGCGATACGTTAAAGTATCTTTTCCCCTGCCGGCAATGCTGTGTTGTTGATAGGCCAATAATTGTCCGTTCTGAATGACCACATTGAGATTACTGTTGCGCACAAATTCAAAGAAAGTGGTATTCATTACCAATAACGGACTTGCCCCATCCTGTTCAAAGTATTGCGTGGGTGTATAGCGTTTGCCATTACCCACGGCTGTGGTGAACTCCAATTGTTTGTTGCGTAAGTCTGCAGTAACGTAATAGGCAATATTGGGTTTGCCGTCTAATAGTGTGGTGGTTTTATAGACATGAATGGAAGATGGTAAGGGTTGATACAGACTATCTACATTGATCCATTGTAGTTGCGCATGCAGCATGGTATTCATGCAAAAAAGTATCAGGATCATCCACTTCATTTTTTTCATGATGCGATTTTAAGGGTGATAAATGTAGGGGTTAAATAAGAAACAAGAAATAAGAAACAGGGAACAGGGAACAGGGAACAAGGTTTCTCAAGCCCAAAAATACTCTGGAGAGATTGCACATCGGGCGTAGGAGTTTATTGATCTATTAACGATCCTCATTTATAAAAATCTTCGGTTTGTCGCTAAAAGTATTAGCCGGTTTTGCATTTTGCTAAAATTGCTAAAAGAGATAAGGACTACAATACCGTATGTATACGGTATCCCCTCCGTATCCCCTGAGTATCCCCTTTGTATGGGTTGGGTATCATAGGGTGAAGTGTACTATATCAAAGGGAGAAGATAACTGCCTTTATTGACAACCATGATGCGAAGGGTAGTTTTATCGAATAAAAATCGAGGATCTTTTCTTTTTGGAGTCTTACTCTGTTTTGAAATTGAGTGGCTGTATGAGGCTAAAAATGCGTTTTGCTTTTGGGGTAGTAATATGCAGAGACTTCAGCCGTACCATCACAACACATCCTTCGAGATTTCTTCGAGGTTGCTTCGGGAATCCTTCGAGAAATCTCGAAGCAACCTCGAAGAAATCTCGAAGGATATGCGGCGATGGTGCGGAGATGGTCTATAAGATATTCGAAAAGGGTTAAATAAGATGAATACACAGTCTGCTTGTACAAGGATTTATCTAATTAAAATAAATTTGTATATTCAGTCACCCGTCAGTTTTCATTTGCAATATCATGAGACATAAACTTTATTAGTATTTGTCGCAGGCTTGAATAAAATCAAAGAAATCAATTTCCCAAACCTCATTTAACTTCGTTATATGACAGATGTGCATGATAAAGAAACTCGAAGTTATAATATGAGCCAAATCAAGGGGCGAGATACAAAACCTGAAACAGTAGTTAGAAGCTATCTTCATTCTCAAGGATTGCGTTTTCGGCTCCATAATAAAAAGCTTCCTGGTAAACCAGATATAACTTTAAGAAAATATCAAACTGTCATTTTTGTTAATGGTTGTTTTTGGCATGGACATAAAAAATGTAAATACTTTGTGTTACCAAAAACAAGAACAGAATGGTGGAAAAATAAAATTGTATCTACAAAAAAAAGAGACCAAAAAAATTTAGATAAACTAAAAAAGAACGGGTGGACCCCCCTTGTAATTTGGGAGTGTGAACTAAAACCGAATAAAAGAGAGGAAAATCTTAAAAGAACACTAATTAATATATTAAAAGGAGCTAAAAAGTAAATGGGGAAAAATAAAAACAACTTTAGATTTATTGACTTATTCGCAGGGATAGGAGGTTTTCACATAGCAATGCATGAAAATGGCGGCAAATGCGTCTTTGCCTCAGAGATCGATAAATTTGCACGTCAGACGTATGAACATAACTTCAAAAAGATTTCCCCTGATATTTTTGAGAACGGAAACTTCAATCAGGATATATCAGACCCAAATTTAGATTATTCTAAAATTCCTGATTTTGATATTGTTTGCGCAGGTTTTCCATGTCAGCCTTTTTCGCATGCGGGACTAAAAAAAGGATTTGATGATACACGAGGTACTTTATTTTTCAACATAAAAGAAATTGTGAGAGCTAAAATTGAAGCGAATAAGCTCAATAAAAAGGTTGCTATCCCGAAAATACTTTTGCTTGAAAATGTAAAAGGTTTCAAAAATCACGATAAAGGAAACACATTTAGGGTTGTTAAACGCACCCTAAATGAATTGGGTTATGAAGTTGCAGCTGAAGTACTAAACAGCAAACATTTTGGTGTGCCACAAAACAGAGAAAGAATTTTTATTGTAGCATGGCATAGAGAGACCATAAAAAAAACAGATTTCAAATTCCCGTATGGCCTTGATGAAAAAAATAAAGTAATTTTTGAAAAAGAAAAACGCGATAAAGAAGCAAAACGAATTTGTGTCGGGGATATCCTTTTGAAAGATAAAGACTTGGAAAAACTTGAGAAGCGGGATAAAAAATCATATACAATATCAGAAAAACTATGGGCTGGTCATAAAAGAAGAAGAATTGAGCATGCTGAAAAGGGAAATGGCTTTGGCTATTCAATGTTCAATTCTAAATCACCTTACACAAGTACTATTTCAGCTAGGTATTATAAAGATGGTAGTGAAATCCTCATAGAACAAAAAGGGGCAAATGGGAGACCTCATAGACCACGTAAACTTCATCCATTTGAGGCCGCGAAACTACAGGGCTACCCAATTGACAGCTGGTATGAGATACCTGTATCGGATAACCAAGCCTACAAACAATTTGGGAATAGTGTTTCAGTTCCTGTTGTAAAAACATTAGTAAAAGAAATTTTAAGTCAACTTTTATCAATATGACACTAAAAGAATATTTAGAAAGCAAAAACTTATCATCTGCATTCACAGCTTCACTTAGTGATGTTGGTGGAAATATAACATTTAGTAATTCTGGTAAACGAGGGACCGTAAAAGAATTTACTCTTGGACTTGATTCTTTTATTGCAATTATTAAAGATATTAAGTCGAATATTAATTCATTTAGAGTTCATAAAAATTATATTGAAAAGGAATGGCGAGATTTAGGCAGTCAATTTTATTCGGATGGGCCTGCGAATGCAATGTCAACAGTTCAAACTAAACCATTATTTACAACAATAAGTAAAATAATTGCTTGGGCCAATACTCCTAAATTAGAAAATATCGATACTGATCAATTTATGGAAATAGAAGATCCTCCTCTTCAAAATGCAATTGACAAACTAGAAAAATTAGCCCAATTATATTTACCAAAACATGAATCAGCAAACTCAACAATTCAACAAGAAGATATTGCTTATAAAGCGACTTCGATAAGAGAGTTCGCAAGGTATATTTTTACATATTTTTTTGGAAATGCTTGGCATGAAATACTTGACTACACAAAACAAACTACATCTGTAATTAATGGAGATAATTTCATTTCCCATGATTTTGACATATTTAAGAGACTGATTGGCGAATTTTCGGTACTACAAACTAAAGAATCTCTTACATCTTCAAACACTCCTCGGTACTTTGAGGACCCCATTTTTATTGAAAACAATAAGTTCTATTATTTTACAACTCAATGGAATGGCGAAGGTGATTATAGCCTTTCATTTTCCAACTTGAAATACTTCTTTGAGAAAAGATATCCAGAATTTCGCATTAAAAGAAAAGACGGGATTTATTATCTGATTAAGCTTAAAAATATTCCCAATGTTAAATTTATAATCGAAGATCTCCGTGCAGTACTAGAAGTCTCCGGATTAAACTATTCAAGTGATTTAATCACAAGATTCACCGCCTCACTTCTTACCAAACCATTTGTTATTCTCACTGGCCTTTCCGGTTCGGGTAAAACCAAACTGGCACAAGCCTTTGTGCAGTGGATTTGTCAAGATGAAAGTCAGTACCGTATCGTCCCTGTGGGAGCTGATTGGACCAACCGCGAACCCTTGCTTGGTTATCCCAACGCTCTTAAACCCGATGAATATGTAAAGCCCGATAGTGGAGTGCTGGATTTAATTATTCAGGCCAACCAGCAGCCCGAACTACTACACTTCCTAATTCTGGACGAAATGAATCTGAGTCATGTTGAAAGATATTTTGCAGACTTCCTGAGTGTGATGGAATCAAAAGAAGAAATTCCCCTGTATGCCGAAGGATCTATGCAAAACGGAGTTCCTTCGAAACTAAAAGTCCCTTCTAATCTTTTTATCATTGGCACTGTGAACATTGATGAAACTACCAACATGTTCAGCCCGAAGGTGCTGGATAGATCCAATACGATTGAATTCCGTGTAACTCAAGTTGAAATAAAAAACTTCCTTGACAATATTAGAGATATTAACATGGAAGCTCTTAACGGCAAAGGTGCAGGCATGGCCAAAAACTTTCTGGAAATGGCTGCAAACAGAGAATTTGTCACATCAGATATTACCGAAATTAATGCTGTTCTTGTTCGGTTCTTTGGTGAGTTAAAGAAAACAGGTGCCGAATTTGGCTACCGCAGTGCAACGGAAATCCTACGCCTTATTCATCAACTAAGCATTTTGGACAATACGCTTACCACCCAACAAAAGATTGATTTTGCCATTATGCAGAAACTTTTACCCAAGCTGCATGGTTCACGCAGGAAGTTGTGCCCTGTATTGGAAACATTGGGCTCTTTCTGCATAACGGGTAATGCCAGTATTATTAAGGACGTATTCGATAAAATTGACTTTGACTACACAGGAACTAATGTCCTATATCCGCTTTCACTTGAAAAAATTACCCGTATGTACCGAGGAGCCATTGAAAACGGATTTGCAAGTTTTGCCGAAGCTTAATACATGAAATCAGTTTCAAACATAGAAATCAGGCTTGATTCCGTAAAAGAAGGTTTACGGCTATTGATAGATGCTAGCAGACCCAATTCATTATTTGATGCAGAAGAAACCGCATCTGAAAATAATGAAGCTAGGTACCAGCTAGTGGAAGGTTGTTATTATTATTACCAGATCAGTGATTCAGGAATTATACTTGGTGATATTGGAGAAAATATAATTCAACCGCATAAACGAACTGTAAACCTTGGGATTATTGCACCCAATATTTTCGTGGGTACACTTTCTATTCCCTTGCTTGACAGATATACTTCGGAAGAGCTTTGTAAAATTGATCTTGAAGTTCAGTCTGTAAAATCGGGCTATCGCAATGATTACCGGGATATGCTGGAACTCATTACTGAAAAATGTACCGATCTTCTGTTGCAGGCCAACTCACCAGTTTCGCAACATTTTGAAATTGATTATACCAAAGACAGCCAAACACTTTATCAGAAATTTGCTTTCATAAGATCGGTAATTAGTACTGATGAATTTGCCGAAGCCATACATCGTGTTGTTACGGCACCTGTAACAAAATGGACGGAAAGTACAGAAGAAAAGGATATTCGGAATGTAAAAAGATTTTCAAATGCGAACATTAAGGAAATACTAAAAGGCTGCAAGCGAACCCAATTACCGGATACACATTATCTGAGAAGCTACGGCATTGATACGTTGCCGGAACGAATCACTACCACCAGAAAGAAAGATTCCGTTGATACGCCTGAAAACCGTTTTATAAAACATGTTCTTGAGAACTTTTTACAATTTTGTACAGGAATCAATGACAAAGCAAAAGAATTTGGTCACAAGAAAATGGAAACCGAATCAGACTTAATGATTCGTGAAATTGAAAGTCAGTTACACCATACTTTTTTCAAAGACATTTCAAGACCAACAACTTTAAAATTGAATAGCCCGGTATTGCAGCGTAAAGAGGGCTACCGTGAAGTATTACGTGTCTGGCTCATGTTTGACCTTGCAGCGAAACTCATCTGGAAAGGAGGAGACGATATATATAGCGGAGGGAAAAAAGATGTTGCCACATTATATGAATATTGGCTTTTCTTCAAATTACTTGACTTATTTCAGTCTTTATTCGAAATTGAACCCAAAGACATTTCAGATTTAATAAAAGAAACACCTGATGGTTTAAGCCTGCAAATAAAACAGGGTGAATTCACAGCACTTCAAGGCATTTATGATTCAGGGAGTAGAAGGCTAAATATTCGTTTCAACTACAATCGTTCCTTCAGTGGAAAGAAAAAGTATCCCGATTCAGGCAGTTGGACCAGCACTTTACGCCCAGACTATACACTTTCATTTTGGCCCTTTGGTATTACCGAGGATGAAGCAGAAAAGCAAGAGTTAATTGTGCATGTACATTTTGATGCGAAATACAAAATTGCCAACCTGTCTGATTTTCTGGAACAAAACACAATAACCGACCTTGATGAAGAAAAGGTAGAGAACAGAAAAGGTATTTACAAAAACGCCGACTTGCTAAAGATGCATGCTTATAAGGATGCCATTAGAAGAACTGGCGGTGCATATGTTTTATATCCAGGTGACAAATCCATTAACCAAAAAGGATTTCATGAAATTATTCCAGGGCTTGGTGCATTTCCGGTAAAACCTTCAAAAACAGACAATGGGATTGGTGAATTAAAAGCTTTCATTCTTGATGTCATCGAACACTTTACTAACCGAGCTTCACAGAGAGAGAAAATTGCTTATAGAGTCTTTGACGTATATAAAAGTCCCCCTGAGGCTGAGAATA
Above is a genomic segment from Sediminibacterium sp. KACHI17 containing:
- a CDS encoding phosphodiester glycosidase family protein; protein product: MKKMKWMILILFCMNTMLHAQLQWINVDSLYQPLPSSIHVYKTTTLLDGKPNIAYYVTADLRNKQLEFTTAVGNGKRYTPTQYFEQDGASPLLVMNTTFFEFVRNSNLNVVIQNGQLLAYQQHSIAGRGKDTLTYRHPFGSAIGITKKRKADIAWLYTDTAARYAYASQQPIAFFKDSIADPSASFMLQKGPFKKWKMQTAVGGGPVLVQNGMIKITNNEEIKFAGKAIDDKHPRSAMGYTADGRLIFLAVEGRFPGKAEGATLTQLAQMLKDIGCTEALNLDGGGSSCILINGKQTIQPSDKEGQRAVPAVFVVKRR
- a CDS encoding very short patch repair endonuclease, with protein sequence MTDVHDKETRSYNMSQIKGRDTKPETVVRSYLHSQGLRFRLHNKKLPGKPDITLRKYQTVIFVNGCFWHGHKKCKYFVLPKTRTEWWKNKIVSTKKRDQKNLDKLKKNGWTPLVIWECELKPNKREENLKRTLINILKGAKK
- the dcm gene encoding DNA (cytosine-5-)-methyltransferase, with protein sequence MGKNKNNFRFIDLFAGIGGFHIAMHENGGKCVFASEIDKFARQTYEHNFKKISPDIFENGNFNQDISDPNLDYSKIPDFDIVCAGFPCQPFSHAGLKKGFDDTRGTLFFNIKEIVRAKIEANKLNKKVAIPKILLLENVKGFKNHDKGNTFRVVKRTLNELGYEVAAEVLNSKHFGVPQNRERIFIVAWHRETIKKTDFKFPYGLDEKNKVIFEKEKRDKEAKRICVGDILLKDKDLEKLEKRDKKSYTISEKLWAGHKRRRIEHAEKGNGFGYSMFNSKSPYTSTISARYYKDGSEILIEQKGANGRPHRPRKLHPFEAAKLQGYPIDSWYEIPVSDNQAYKQFGNSVSVPVVKTLVKEILSQLLSI
- a CDS encoding DUF2357 domain-containing protein, yielding MKSVSNIEIRLDSVKEGLRLLIDASRPNSLFDAEETASENNEARYQLVEGCYYYYQISDSGIILGDIGENIIQPHKRTVNLGIIAPNIFVGTLSIPLLDRYTSEELCKIDLEVQSVKSGYRNDYRDMLELITEKCTDLLLQANSPVSQHFEIDYTKDSQTLYQKFAFIRSVISTDEFAEAIHRVVTAPVTKWTESTEEKDIRNVKRFSNANIKEILKGCKRTQLPDTHYLRSYGIDTLPERITTTRKKDSVDTPENRFIKHVLENFLQFCTGINDKAKEFGHKKMETESDLMIREIESQLHHTFFKDISRPTTLKLNSPVLQRKEGYREVLRVWLMFDLAAKLIWKGGDDIYSGGKKDVATLYEYWLFFKLLDLFQSLFEIEPKDISDLIKETPDGLSLQIKQGEFTALQGIYDSGSRRLNIRFNYNRSFSGKKKYPDSGSWTSTLRPDYTLSFWPFGITEDEAEKQELIVHVHFDAKYKIANLSDFLEQNTITDLDEEKVENRKGIYKNADLLKMHAYKDAIRRTGGAYVLYPGDKSINQKGFHEIIPGLGAFPVKPSKTDNGIGELKAFILDVIEHFTNRASQREKIAYRVFDVYKSPPEAENMVKEALPEPYNNNRDLIPDETYVLIGYYNSKEQHDWIEKTRLYNFRMGTGNGSIILDKETVSSKYLLLHTRGDNSSGDLWKIVSKGPRVYSKDDLMKKGYPSSPSQDNYLVVEIERVFDKEFENTNWDFRKLSNYSTGNSSAFPFTTSLTELMKNKVK